In Enterocloster clostridioformis, one genomic interval encodes:
- a CDS encoding ExeA family protein produces the protein MYKAFYEMQRLPFVRDIPSGMLYESPAMADTLGRLSYVADRQLFAVVTADAGCGKSTLVRRFVETLPKEEYIFLYLSDSKLTPRWFYKGMLDQLGVESKFYRGDAKRQLQKEVEIIRGVQGRKVVCILDEAHLLEKETIEEFRFLLNYKFDSMSPMALVLVGQTELWDKLRLQRYAAVRQRIDLSCILPHLDRAQTERYIRSHLAYAGGRQDIFTDKAMDEIFRESTGIPRRINRICNGCLMYASQQGKRLTDEHQVRFVLEHEMLGGEA, from the coding sequence ATGTATAAAGCTTTTTACGAAATGCAGCGTCTCCCTTTCGTGCGCGATATCCCGTCGGGGATGCTGTATGAGTCACCGGCGATGGCGGACACCCTTGGGCGCCTGTCTTATGTGGCAGACCGCCAGCTGTTCGCCGTGGTGACGGCGGATGCCGGGTGCGGCAAGTCAACGCTGGTGCGCCGTTTTGTGGAGACGCTCCCCAAAGAGGAATATATCTTCCTCTACCTGTCGGACTCCAAACTGACCCCAAGATGGTTCTACAAAGGCATGCTCGACCAGCTGGGCGTGGAATCAAAGTTCTACCGCGGCGATGCCAAGAGGCAGCTTCAGAAGGAGGTGGAGATCATCCGCGGCGTGCAGGGCAGGAAAGTCGTCTGCATCCTGGATGAAGCACACCTTCTGGAAAAAGAGACCATTGAGGAATTCCGCTTCCTGCTGAATTATAAATTCGATTCTATGAGCCCTATGGCACTCGTGCTCGTCGGGCAGACGGAGCTGTGGGATAAACTCCGGCTCCAGCGGTATGCGGCCGTCAGGCAGCGGATTGATTTAAGCTGCATCCTGCCCCATCTTGACCGTGCGCAGACGGAAAGATATATCCGTTCCCACCTTGCGTATGCCGGAGGCAGGCAGGATATCTTTACCGATAAGGCCATGGACGAGATCTTCCGCGAGTCCACGGGGATCCCAAGGCGCATCAACCGGATCTGTAACGGCTGTCTGATGTACGCCAGCCAGCAGGGAAAGCGTCTCACGGACGAACATCAGGTAAGGTTTGTCCTCGAACATGAGATGCTGGGAGGTGAGGCCTGA
- a CDS encoding DDE-type integrase/transposase/recombinase: MQTIKKDLNGRDNEALSRYTLIAPLLDESLDPAKRSQLREEAASKSGLSERTIFRYLAAYEEKGFEGLKPVVPAQAVVSGRLPDNYRKIVEQAIQLRKEVPRRSVEQIIFILEQEGWAEPGVLKRPTLQRHLYKAGFGTRQMQTYASARESSSKRFCKPNRMMMLQADIKYGCKLPIGKNGAMVQTYLSSAIDDHSRYLVHSRFYDNQEESIVEDTFRNVLLKAGACDAVYFDNGSQYVAKQLKFSLARLGITVRHAKVRSGKSKGKIEKFHQVVDAFLREARIHKVKTLEELNRHWKNYLEEYYHKQPHEGIREYYESLGMPVPPEGITPLQEWNRDCRPLKFLDTSVVAEAFLHHEERLVDKGGCISFQGRKYETKPSLIGFRVEISYDPASPETITIRHKGIEPFTAKPLEMRPFCDKKDPLPISMQETEPDNSRMLEALEKKSAASKKHMADAISFGQYRKDGGSNV; the protein is encoded by the coding sequence ATGCAGACAATCAAAAAAGATTTAAACGGGAGGGATAACGAGGCGCTCTCACGCTACACCTTGATCGCGCCACTGCTTGATGAGAGCCTGGATCCCGCCAAACGCAGCCAGCTGCGGGAAGAAGCAGCCTCAAAGTCAGGCTTATCCGAGCGTACCATCTTCCGGTACCTTGCCGCCTATGAAGAAAAAGGCTTCGAGGGTCTCAAACCCGTCGTGCCGGCTCAGGCGGTTGTCTCCGGGAGGCTGCCGGATAATTACCGGAAGATTGTGGAGCAGGCAATCCAACTGAGGAAGGAAGTACCCAGGCGGAGCGTGGAGCAGATCATCTTCATCCTGGAGCAGGAGGGCTGGGCGGAGCCGGGCGTACTCAAGCGCCCTACCCTGCAGCGTCACCTTTATAAAGCCGGTTTCGGCACGAGACAGATGCAGACATACGCAAGCGCACGCGAAAGCTCGTCCAAACGTTTCTGCAAGCCCAACAGGATGATGATGCTGCAGGCTGATATCAAGTATGGGTGTAAGCTCCCCATAGGGAAAAACGGGGCGATGGTGCAGACATATCTGTCCTCCGCCATCGATGACCACTCCAGATACCTGGTCCATTCCCGGTTTTATGACAACCAGGAGGAAAGCATCGTGGAGGATACCTTCCGGAACGTCCTCTTGAAGGCCGGGGCTTGTGATGCCGTATACTTTGACAACGGTTCGCAGTATGTGGCAAAACAGCTGAAATTCTCCCTTGCCAGACTTGGGATTACGGTTCGGCACGCAAAAGTCCGCAGCGGAAAATCAAAGGGGAAAATAGAAAAATTCCATCAGGTGGTCGATGCTTTTCTCAGGGAGGCCCGGATCCATAAGGTCAAAACACTGGAAGAGCTTAACCGGCACTGGAAAAACTACCTGGAGGAATACTACCATAAGCAGCCGCACGAGGGCATCCGGGAGTATTATGAGAGCCTTGGCATGCCCGTCCCACCAGAAGGGATCACCCCTCTCCAGGAGTGGAACCGGGACTGCCGGCCTTTAAAGTTCCTGGATACATCCGTAGTGGCGGAAGCGTTCCTCCATCATGAAGAACGCCTTGTTGACAAGGGCGGCTGTATCAGCTTTCAGGGCCGCAAATATGAGACAAAACCGTCCCTTATCGGTTTCCGGGTGGAGATTTCCTATGACCCTGCTTCGCCGGAAACCATCACGATCCGCCATAAAGGGATTGAACCGTTTACCGCAAAGCCGCTCGAAATGAGGCCGTTTTGTGATAAAAAAGACCCCCTGCCGATTTCCATGCAGGAAACGGAGCCGGATAATTCCCGTATGCTGGAGGCGCTGGAAAAGAAGAGCGCAGCATCCAAAAAGCACATGGCAGATGCCATCTCTTTCGGACAGTACAGGAAGGATGGTGGCAGCAATGTATAA